In Aestuariibaculum lutulentum, one DNA window encodes the following:
- a CDS encoding transglutaminase-like domain-containing protein, with the protein MRFTTLFILTIMLNSCSGCSNSGRAKIVAKARSEAAKQESTPTPQTIIKDVEPEIVEIIDIVTPKEKEEIDKNLIKEKIPKAKGKLIQVEGLVLKEVAELTIKLNTSSSPIEQILALKNHIQSNWHYIFDPDTGSDTWRSAEATISLKYNGQYSGDCDDFAILMASIARQIGLSSRMVGGFDGTSGHAFAEFLIPYEELTNPLIKTIDLRKDYRGFWGSLDWFSGYEHNRYTEDIRLFDDI; encoded by the coding sequence ATGCGCTTTACTACCCTATTTATATTAACCATAATGTTAAACTCTTGTTCTGGATGTTCTAACTCAGGCAGAGCTAAAATTGTTGCTAAAGCAAGATCTGAAGCTGCAAAACAAGAAAGCACACCTACCCCACAAACCATAATTAAGGATGTTGAACCTGAAATAGTAGAGATAATAGACATTGTCACTCCAAAGGAAAAAGAAGAAATTGATAAAAATCTAATCAAAGAAAAAATTCCAAAAGCGAAGGGCAAACTCATTCAGGTAGAAGGTTTAGTTTTAAAAGAAGTAGCAGAACTAACTATAAAATTAAATACTTCCAGTTCACCAATTGAACAAATCCTAGCTTTAAAAAACCATATTCAATCAAATTGGCACTACATTTTTGATCCAGATACGGGCAGTGATACTTGGAGGTCTGCCGAAGCTACAATATCCCTGAAGTATAACGGTCAATACTCTGGAGACTGTGATGATTTTGCAATTTTAATGGCTTCTATAGCTAGACAAATTGGATTAAGTTCTCGAATGGTTGGAGGGTTTGATGGAACAAGTGGCCATGCTTTTGCTGAATTTTTAATTCCATATGAAGAATTAACTAACCCTTTAATTAAAACCATTGATCTAAGAAAGGATTATAGAGGATTTTGGGGAAGTTTAGACTGGTTTTCTGGTTATGAACATAACAGATACACTGAGGATATTAGATTGTTTGACGACATATAA